Proteins encoded within one genomic window of Jiangella mangrovi:
- the ptsP gene encoding phosphoenolpyruvate--protein phosphotransferase — protein sequence MIVWRSSSRRNVVAVFSGVGVSSGRAVGPVVRMPDPVAEPAADARPADGADFAAEKARIATAAEQVRADLEHRATTAHGEGSAVLEATALMAADPTLVTAAQKKVDDGTAPARAVWEAAAEVQAMLESLGGYMAERARDVADVRDRIVAVLDGRPAPGVPERDEPFVLVAHDLAPADTATLDPSTCLALVTEGGGPTSHTAILARALGLPAVVAAAGILDVAEGTVVLVDGGAGTIEADPSADTVAQVRAAAAREWTFDGTGRTADGHRVQLLANVGDPKGAAAAAEAGAEGVGLFRTEFCFLDRAEEPTVQEQVEQYRAVLEPFAGRKVVVRTLDAGADKPLPFLTDATEANPALGVRGYRTAVRHPEVLDHQLEAIARAATTSGTEVWVMAPMVSTAGEAADFVERAHAHGLAIAGVMVEVPALALTADALMSEVAFASLGTNDLTQYTMAADRLLGDLAALNDAWQPAALRLVHLTAEAGVQADRPVGVCGEAAADPALAVVLTGLGVTSLSMTARAIPEVAATLLSVTRDECVRLAELALSAPDARAARAAVHAELPPLI from the coding sequence ATGATCGTGTGGAGGAGCAGTTCGAGGAGGAACGTCGTGGCAGTGTTCAGCGGAGTGGGTGTCAGTTCGGGGCGTGCGGTCGGGCCGGTGGTGCGTATGCCGGATCCGGTGGCCGAGCCGGCGGCGGACGCGCGACCGGCCGACGGCGCCGACTTCGCCGCCGAGAAGGCCCGCATCGCGACCGCCGCCGAGCAGGTCCGCGCCGACCTCGAGCACCGGGCGACGACGGCGCACGGCGAGGGCTCCGCGGTGCTCGAGGCGACGGCGCTCATGGCGGCCGACCCCACGCTGGTCACGGCGGCGCAGAAGAAGGTCGACGACGGGACGGCGCCGGCCCGCGCCGTGTGGGAGGCGGCGGCCGAGGTCCAGGCGATGCTCGAGTCGCTCGGGGGCTACATGGCCGAGCGGGCCCGCGACGTCGCCGACGTACGCGACCGCATCGTCGCCGTGCTCGACGGCCGCCCGGCGCCGGGCGTGCCCGAGCGCGACGAGCCGTTCGTCCTGGTGGCGCACGACCTCGCCCCCGCAGACACCGCCACGCTCGACCCCTCGACCTGCCTGGCGCTGGTGACCGAGGGCGGCGGGCCGACGTCGCACACGGCGATCCTGGCCCGGGCGCTCGGGCTGCCGGCGGTCGTCGCCGCGGCGGGCATCCTCGACGTCGCCGAGGGCACCGTCGTCCTGGTCGACGGCGGCGCCGGGACCATCGAGGCGGATCCGTCCGCCGACACCGTCGCGCAGGTCCGGGCCGCGGCCGCCCGCGAGTGGACCTTCGACGGCACCGGCCGCACGGCCGACGGGCATCGCGTCCAGCTGCTGGCCAACGTCGGCGATCCCAAGGGCGCGGCGGCCGCCGCCGAGGCCGGTGCCGAGGGCGTCGGGCTGTTCCGGACGGAGTTCTGCTTCCTCGACCGCGCCGAGGAGCCCACGGTCCAGGAGCAGGTCGAGCAGTACCGCGCGGTGCTGGAGCCGTTCGCCGGCAGGAAGGTCGTCGTCCGTACGCTCGACGCCGGCGCGGACAAGCCGCTGCCGTTCCTCACCGATGCGACGGAGGCCAACCCCGCCCTCGGCGTCCGCGGCTACCGGACCGCCGTCCGGCACCCCGAGGTGCTCGACCACCAGCTCGAGGCCATCGCCCGGGCGGCCACGACCTCCGGCACCGAGGTGTGGGTCATGGCGCCCATGGTCTCGACCGCCGGCGAGGCCGCCGACTTCGTCGAGCGCGCCCACGCCCACGGCCTGGCGATCGCCGGCGTCATGGTCGAGGTGCCGGCGCTCGCGCTGACCGCCGACGCGCTGATGTCGGAGGTCGCGTTCGCCAGCCTCGGCACCAACGACCTCACCCAGTACACGATGGCGGCGGACCGCCTGCTCGGCGACCTGGCCGCGCTCAACGACGCCTGGCAGCCGGCCGCGCTGCGGCTGGTGCACCTGACGGCGGAGGCGGGCGTCCAGGCGGACCGGCCGGTGGGCGTCTGCGGTGAGGCCGCGGCCGACCCCGCGCTCGCCGTCGTGCTGACCGGCCTCGGCGTGACCAGCCTGTCGATGACGGCGCGGGCCATCCCCGAGGTCGCGGCGACGCTGCTCTCCGTCACCCGCGACGAGTGCGTCCGGCTGGCCGAGCTGGCGCTGTCCGCCCCCGACGCCCGGGCCGCCCGCGCCGCCGTCCACGCCGAGCTCCCGCCCCTCATCTGA
- a CDS encoding UTRA domain-containing protein: MSGKRVSVNVVDGPVPKHRQLREILLAMIEGELVPDAPVPSERELVARFKVSRATVREAVGRLVAEGRLYRVRGKGTFVAAASIESQMHLSSFTEDMRRRGHKPSTVVLGADETAAPPPARAALGLDVTDRAYRIERLRSADGAPMAHEVSWLPAAPLPGLLERDLTSSVYSILAHDYGRVLDSAAQTVWAEGADPLRARLLRVPPAAPLLVFRKTSYAAGRPMEHVTSWYRADRYQVHMTLERTPHQGSGPGHHL; this comes from the coding sequence ATGTCCGGAAAGAGGGTCTCCGTGAACGTGGTCGACGGACCGGTGCCCAAACACCGGCAACTGAGAGAGATCCTGCTCGCCATGATCGAGGGCGAGCTGGTGCCCGACGCCCCGGTCCCCTCGGAGCGTGAACTGGTCGCCCGGTTCAAGGTCAGCCGGGCCACGGTCCGCGAGGCCGTCGGCCGGCTGGTCGCCGAGGGCCGGCTCTACCGCGTCCGCGGCAAGGGCACGTTCGTGGCCGCCGCGAGCATCGAGTCGCAGATGCACCTGTCCTCGTTCACCGAGGACATGCGCCGCCGCGGCCACAAGCCGTCCACCGTCGTGCTCGGCGCCGACGAGACCGCGGCCCCGCCGCCGGCCCGGGCCGCGCTGGGCCTCGACGTCACCGACCGCGCCTACCGCATCGAGCGGCTGCGCTCGGCCGACGGCGCCCCCATGGCGCACGAGGTGTCGTGGCTGCCGGCCGCGCCGCTGCCCGGGCTGCTGGAACGCGACCTCACCAGCTCGGTCTACTCGATCCTCGCGCACGACTACGGCCGCGTCCTCGACTCCGCCGCCCAGACGGTCTGGGCCGAGGGCGCCGACCCGCTGCGCGCCCGGCTGCTGCGGGTCCCGCCGGCCGCGCCGCTCCTGGTCTTCCGGAAGACCTCCTACGCCGCCGGGCGGCCGATGGAGCACGTCACCTCGTGGTACCGCGCCGACCGGTACCAGGTGCACATGACGCTGGAACGAACCCCCCACCAGGGCTCCGGCCCGGGACATCACCTGTAG
- a CDS encoding IS630 family transposase → MPSPVAPVVTLTDEERSQLLTWSRRPTSANALAVRSRIVLAAGDGLGNTAIAQKLGIAVSSARKWRSRFVADRLDGLLDEPRPGRPRTVGDEQVEAVITRTLETTPKDATHWSTRSLAAELGLSQSAVSRIWRAFGLQPHRQESWKLSKDPLFVDKVKDVVGLYLDPPERAVVLCVDEKSQIQALDRTAPILPMLPGTPQRATHDYKRYGTSSLYAALDLATGQVIGSLHARHRAIEFKKFLAKIDAEVPAELDVHVVLDNASTHKTPAVKRWLIEHPRFTLHFTPTSSSWLNLVERWFGELTTKKLQRGTHRSVRELNTDIRAWIDTWNDNPRPYVWTKTADQILEPIARYCTRINDSGH, encoded by the coding sequence GTGCCGAGTCCGGTTGCCCCTGTTGTGACGTTGACTGATGAGGAGCGGTCGCAGCTGTTGACGTGGTCGCGGCGGCCGACGAGCGCGAATGCGTTGGCGGTGCGGTCGCGGATCGTGCTGGCCGCTGGTGACGGGCTGGGGAACACCGCGATCGCGCAGAAGCTCGGGATCGCGGTGTCGAGTGCGCGTAAGTGGCGCTCGCGGTTCGTCGCCGACCGACTCGATGGCCTGCTTGATGAACCGCGCCCTGGCCGGCCCCGCACGGTTGGTGACGAGCAGGTCGAGGCGGTGATCACCCGGACGCTGGAGACGACGCCGAAGGATGCGACGCACTGGTCGACTCGGTCGCTGGCGGCCGAGCTGGGCCTGTCGCAGTCCGCGGTCTCGCGGATCTGGCGGGCCTTCGGCCTGCAGCCGCACCGGCAGGAGTCGTGGAAGCTGTCCAAGGACCCGCTGTTCGTCGACAAGGTCAAAGACGTCGTGGGTCTCTACCTCGACCCGCCCGAGCGGGCCGTGGTGCTGTGCGTGGACGAGAAGTCCCAGATCCAGGCCCTGGACCGCACGGCCCCGATCCTGCCCATGCTCCCGGGCACCCCGCAGCGCGCCACCCATGACTACAAGCGCTACGGCACGTCCAGCCTCTACGCCGCCCTCGACCTCGCCACCGGCCAGGTCATCGGCTCGCTGCACGCCCGCCACCGAGCGATCGAGTTCAAGAAGTTCCTGGCCAAGATCGACGCCGAGGTGCCCGCGGAACTCGACGTGCACGTCGTGCTCGACAACGCCTCGACCCACAAGACACCGGCCGTGAAGCGATGGCTGATCGAACACCCCCGCTTCACGCTCCACTTCACCCCGACCAGCTCCTCATGGCTCAACCTGGTCGAACGCTGGTTCGGCGAGCTGACCACGAAGAAACTCCAACGCGGCACCCACCGGTCAGTCCGCGAACTCAACACCGACATCCGCGCCTGGATCGACACCTGGAACGACAACCCCAGGCCCTACGTCTGGACCAAGACCGCCGACCAGATCCTCGAACCCATCGCCAGATACTGCACGCGAATTAACGACTCAGGACACTAG
- a CDS encoding ROK family transcriptional regulator, with protein sequence MSGTTAGRILELVRSGEVSTRRELQEQTGLSRSTLTQRLAMLTAAGYLSEAAAMHSGVAGRPAKALSFVDSDKYVLTADLGATHARLALQDAAGAILAESTDRIRIQDGPDPVLSAVLDGFSALLASAGDGARERLCGIGIGVPGPVNVATRRLQQPPIMPGWDDHPVTTVFEERFGVPTLVDNDANLMGLGEARRFHPDVPSLLYVKVGTGIGAGLIIDGRPERGIAGGAGDIGHIRIAHPVAGALCACGANGCLAAHASGGALVRQLADRGIAAETATDVARLVQAGNADAIALVRTAGQLLGEVLATAVALLNPGVLVIGGSMAMTHEHFLIGVRESLYERTVPLATRDLTITASALQDRAAIEGARIMVVDHVFSADAVDARLGAGAA encoded by the coding sequence ATGAGCGGGACGACGGCAGGCCGGATCCTCGAGCTGGTCCGCTCCGGCGAGGTCAGCACGCGGCGCGAGCTGCAGGAGCAGACCGGGCTGTCCCGCTCGACGCTGACCCAGCGGCTGGCCATGCTGACGGCGGCCGGCTACCTGAGCGAGGCGGCCGCCATGCACTCCGGCGTGGCGGGGCGACCGGCGAAGGCGCTGTCGTTCGTCGACTCCGACAAGTACGTGCTGACGGCCGACCTCGGCGCGACGCACGCCCGGCTGGCGCTGCAGGACGCCGCCGGCGCGATCCTGGCCGAGAGCACCGACCGGATCCGGATCCAGGACGGGCCGGACCCGGTGCTGTCGGCGGTGCTGGACGGGTTCTCGGCGCTGCTGGCTTCGGCCGGCGACGGCGCCCGGGAGCGGCTGTGCGGCATCGGCATCGGCGTCCCCGGGCCGGTAAACGTCGCGACCCGGCGGCTGCAGCAGCCGCCGATCATGCCCGGCTGGGACGACCACCCGGTGACGACGGTGTTCGAGGAGCGCTTCGGGGTGCCCACCCTGGTCGACAACGACGCGAACCTCATGGGGCTGGGCGAGGCCCGGCGGTTCCACCCGGACGTGCCGAGCCTGCTCTACGTCAAGGTCGGCACCGGCATCGGCGCCGGGCTGATCATCGACGGCCGGCCGGAACGCGGCATCGCGGGCGGCGCCGGCGACATCGGGCACATCCGCATCGCCCACCCCGTCGCCGGAGCCCTGTGCGCGTGCGGCGCCAACGGCTGCCTGGCCGCCCACGCCAGCGGCGGCGCGCTGGTCCGGCAGCTGGCCGACCGCGGCATCGCGGCCGAGACGGCGACCGACGTGGCCCGGCTGGTCCAGGCCGGCAACGCCGACGCGATCGCCCTGGTGCGGACGGCGGGACAGCTGCTCGGCGAGGTGCTGGCGACGGCGGTGGCGCTGCTCAACCCCGGGGTGCTGGTCATCGGCGGCTCCATGGCGATGACGCACGAGCACTTCCTCATCGGGGTCCGCGAGTCGCTGTACGAGCGGACGGTGCCGCTGGCGACCCGCGACCTCACCATCACCGCGTCGGCGCTGCAGGACCGCGCCGCCATCGAGGGCGCCCGCATCATGGTCGTCGACCACGTGTTCTCCGCCGACGCCGTCGACGCCCGCCTCGGCGCTGGTGCCGCCTAG
- a CDS encoding glucose PTS transporter subunit EIIB — MDKAEQILKALGGADNIVEIEPCATRLRTEVHDAALVDEKALKAAGAFGVISAGQVVQVVVGPEADTIATDIEDLM, encoded by the coding sequence ATGGACAAGGCCGAGCAGATCCTGAAGGCGCTGGGCGGCGCCGACAACATCGTCGAGATCGAGCCGTGCGCCACGCGGCTGCGCACCGAGGTGCACGACGCCGCGCTGGTCGACGAGAAGGCGCTCAAGGCCGCCGGCGCGTTCGGCGTCATCTCGGCCGGCCAGGTCGTGCAGGTCGTGGTCGGGCCCGAGGCGGACACCATCGCCACCGACATCGAGGATCTGATGTGA
- a CDS encoding UTRA domain-containing protein: MLSLRRSPLKYLQVRDYLRSLVLSELRPGDPVPSERMLCERFGVSRMTVRQAVDALVVEGVLERIQGRGTFVAPPKVDLQVRLASFTEEMTRRGMTAGVKVLASGFVPAEPDIAEALKVATGEQLIHLHRLRLADDEPMAVEHTWLPADRLPGFLDDGIPASVYVELDARGLVPDWGEDTIDAGEADHEEAKLLMIKPGKPVLRISRRAFTGDAAIEYSRSAFRSDRYTLWVPVARPSPSVVPRGRTTAP, from the coding sequence GTGCTGTCCCTGCGCCGATCGCCGCTCAAGTACCTCCAGGTACGCGACTACCTGCGCAGCCTCGTGCTGAGCGAGCTGCGGCCGGGTGATCCCGTGCCCTCCGAGCGCATGCTCTGCGAGCGCTTCGGCGTCTCCCGCATGACGGTGCGCCAGGCCGTCGACGCGCTGGTCGTCGAGGGGGTGCTGGAGCGCATCCAGGGCCGCGGCACGTTCGTCGCGCCGCCCAAGGTCGACCTCCAGGTCCGGCTGGCGTCGTTCACCGAGGAGATGACCCGCCGCGGCATGACGGCGGGTGTCAAGGTGCTCGCGTCCGGGTTCGTGCCGGCCGAGCCGGACATCGCCGAGGCGCTGAAGGTGGCGACCGGCGAGCAACTCATCCACCTGCACCGGCTGCGCCTCGCCGACGACGAGCCCATGGCCGTCGAGCACACCTGGCTGCCCGCCGACCGGCTGCCCGGGTTCCTCGACGACGGCATCCCGGCCAGCGTCTACGTCGAGCTCGACGCGCGGGGACTGGTCCCGGACTGGGGCGAGGACACCATCGACGCCGGCGAGGCCGACCACGAGGAGGCCAAGCTCCTCATGATCAAGCCCGGCAAGCCCGTGCTGCGCATCTCGCGGCGCGCGTTCACCGGCGACGCCGCCATCGAGTACAGCCGCTCCGCCTTCCGCTCGGACCGCTACACGCTCTGGGTCCCCGTGGCCCGGCCCAGCCCGTCGGTGGTGCCGCGGGGGCGCACGACCGCACCCTGA
- a CDS encoding PTS transporter subunit EIIC, producing the protein MSTATATMTGKRGFPGLAVLQRIGRSLMLPIAVLPAAALLLRLGSNDMLGGEPGTVAPGMPAGLAQYDGLHWLQPVSEVVGAAGAGIFNNLPLIFALGVAIGFARKADGSTALAAVVGYLVYKSVSDAMSPHVLDRAAEGETQELINFGVLGGIIMGLTAALLWQRFYRVKFPPYLAFFGGRRFVPIITAFVAIFIAVGMAFLYKPFDDGLTNLGEWVTENDVLGGGLYGFLNRLLIPLGLHHILNSFPWFQLGEYTTPAGDVVQGDIFRFLNGDPTAGAFMTGFFPIMMFALPAAALAIWQTAKPAQKKIVGGIMLGAALTSFLTGVTEPLEFSFLFVAFPLYFIHAVLTGTALALTNALDIRDGFGFSAGFIDYAINFRIAEKPLLLIVIGLGYAVVYYFLFRWVITKWNLRTPGREDDDEAVQASLGEEAAEIVQEEEREKVPAGAPAEDRPVASAPPPAPEPPAPPSQNGEPR; encoded by the coding sequence ATGAGCACGGCGACCGCCACGATGACCGGGAAGCGCGGCTTCCCCGGACTGGCCGTCCTGCAGCGCATCGGCCGCAGCCTCATGCTGCCGATCGCCGTCCTGCCGGCCGCGGCGCTGCTGCTGCGGCTCGGCTCCAACGACATGCTGGGCGGCGAGCCGGGCACGGTAGCCCCGGGGATGCCGGCCGGCCTGGCCCAGTACGACGGCCTGCACTGGCTGCAGCCTGTGTCGGAGGTGGTCGGCGCAGCCGGCGCCGGCATCTTCAACAACCTGCCGCTGATCTTCGCGCTGGGCGTCGCCATCGGGTTCGCCCGCAAGGCCGACGGCTCGACGGCGCTGGCCGCCGTCGTCGGCTACCTGGTCTACAAGAGCGTGTCCGACGCGATGTCGCCGCACGTCCTCGACCGGGCGGCTGAGGGCGAGACGCAGGAGCTGATCAACTTCGGGGTGCTGGGCGGCATCATCATGGGTCTCACCGCCGCCCTGCTGTGGCAGCGGTTCTACCGGGTGAAGTTCCCGCCGTACCTCGCGTTCTTCGGCGGCCGCCGGTTCGTGCCGATCATCACCGCGTTCGTGGCGATCTTCATCGCCGTCGGCATGGCCTTCCTCTACAAGCCGTTCGACGACGGGCTGACCAACCTCGGCGAGTGGGTCACCGAGAACGACGTGCTGGGCGGCGGCCTCTACGGCTTCCTCAACCGGCTGCTCATCCCGCTGGGTCTGCACCACATCCTCAACTCGTTCCCCTGGTTCCAGCTGGGCGAGTACACGACCCCGGCCGGCGACGTCGTCCAAGGCGACATCTTCCGCTTCCTCAACGGCGACCCGACCGCCGGCGCGTTCATGACCGGGTTCTTCCCGATCATGATGTTCGCGCTGCCGGCCGCCGCGCTGGCCATCTGGCAGACCGCGAAGCCGGCGCAGAAGAAGATCGTCGGCGGCATCATGCTCGGCGCCGCGCTGACCTCGTTCCTCACCGGTGTCACCGAGCCGCTGGAGTTCTCGTTCCTGTTCGTCGCGTTCCCGCTGTACTTCATCCACGCGGTGCTGACGGGCACGGCGCTGGCACTGACGAACGCCCTGGACATCCGCGACGGGTTCGGGTTCTCGGCCGGCTTCATCGACTACGCGATCAACTTCCGCATCGCCGAGAAGCCGCTCCTGCTCATCGTCATCGGCCTGGGCTACGCGGTCGTCTACTACTTCCTGTTCCGCTGGGTGATCACCAAGTGGAACCTGCGGACTCCGGGCCGCGAGGACGACGACGAGGCGGTGCAGGCCTCGCTCGGCGAGGAGGCCGCGGAGATCGTCCAGGAGGAGGAGCGGGAGAAGGTCCCGGCGGGCGCGCCCGCGGAAGACCGGCCGGTGGCGAGTGCGCCGCCGCCCGCTCCGGAGCCGCCGGCGCCGCCGTCGCAGAACGGCGAGCCGAGGTAA
- a CDS encoding SIS domain-containing protein: MAREIAEQPEALARTLDALLPLRPELRALSEGRRVVLFVARGSSDNAAIYGRYLLEVHAGVPGGLAAPSVATHYHADLDLSEAVVVSVSQSGETEEIVETQAWAAAHGARTIAVTNDGGSALAAAADLALVTRAGAERAVPATKSYTTQLAAMAVLADSFAAKPGTLDADLARVPAEVRRLIERRDGVDEAAERLASTPETLVSGRGITFGTALEAALKLEETCLRPVRGLSYADLRHGPIAVVDAEHVALLVSAADGPMVAGLTELAHDLRRRGAAATIGVGGDTAFAGAVDVCVRGPELPEAVAPLALVVPAQLTVEALARRLGLDPDAPRGLSKVTQTDPAGS, translated from the coding sequence ATGGCCCGCGAGATCGCCGAACAGCCCGAGGCGCTCGCCCGGACGCTCGACGCGCTGCTGCCGCTGCGCCCCGAGCTGCGCGCGCTGAGCGAGGGCCGGCGCGTGGTGCTGTTCGTGGCCCGCGGGTCGTCGGACAACGCCGCGATCTACGGCCGGTACCTGCTCGAGGTGCACGCGGGCGTCCCCGGCGGGCTGGCCGCGCCGAGCGTCGCGACGCACTACCACGCCGACCTCGACCTCTCCGAAGCCGTCGTCGTGTCGGTGTCGCAGTCGGGCGAGACCGAGGAGATCGTCGAGACCCAGGCGTGGGCCGCGGCCCACGGCGCCCGCACCATCGCCGTCACCAACGACGGCGGCAGCGCGCTCGCCGCCGCGGCCGACCTCGCGCTGGTCACGCGTGCCGGCGCGGAACGCGCGGTGCCGGCCACGAAGTCGTACACCACGCAGCTGGCCGCCATGGCGGTGCTGGCCGACTCCTTCGCCGCGAAGCCGGGCACCCTCGACGCCGACCTCGCCCGCGTCCCCGCCGAGGTGCGGCGGCTCATCGAGCGGCGCGACGGTGTCGACGAGGCCGCCGAGCGGCTGGCGTCGACGCCCGAGACGCTGGTCAGCGGCCGTGGCATCACGTTCGGCACGGCGCTCGAGGCCGCGCTCAAGCTCGAGGAGACCTGCCTGCGCCCGGTGCGCGGGCTGTCCTACGCCGATCTGCGGCACGGGCCGATCGCCGTCGTCGACGCCGAGCACGTCGCGCTGCTGGTGTCGGCGGCCGACGGGCCCATGGTCGCCGGACTGACGGAGCTCGCCCACGACCTGCGTCGGCGCGGGGCCGCGGCGACCATCGGCGTCGGCGGCGACACCGCGTTCGCCGGTGCCGTCGACGTCTGCGTCCGCGGACCGGAGCTGCCCGAGGCGGTGGCGCCGCTGGCGCTCGTCGTTCCCGCACAGTTGACGGTCGAGGCGCTGGCGCGCAGGCTCGGGCTCGACCCGGACGCGCCCAGGGGGCTCTCCAAGGTCACCCAGACCGACCCGGCCGGCAGCTGA